From the genome of Papaver somniferum cultivar HN1 chromosome 2, ASM357369v1, whole genome shotgun sequence, one region includes:
- the LOC113347754 gene encoding very-long-chain 3-oxoacyl-CoA reductase-like protein At1g24470 translates to MEEEKREIRESKYMDELKTRPIWILLLSFLGLLFFLKHTASILRWLFITFLRPAKNLKKYGSWALITAPTEGIGKSFAFELARKGLNLILVGRNINKLQNVTRAIQSEYPNIQIKIVVVDFSSSDLSVGIRKIEEAIAGLDVGVLINNVGITYPSAKFFHAVDEEIWMNIIRVNIEGTTRVTMAVLPGMLKRKKGAIVNIGSGAAIVVPSHPLFAIYAASKAYVDQWSRSIHVEYKDQGIDVQCQVPLYVATKMVSKVASIEKSSLFVPSPDAYVRSAVRRIGHGEPRCTPYWTHSIQWCFAYYFIPEFLLDAWRLSIGLHRICATERL, encoded by the exons ATGgaggaagaaaaaagagagataaGAGAATCCAAATACATGGATGAACTAAAAACTCGACCCATATGGATACTTcttctttcatttctaggcctTCTTTTTTTTCTCAAGCACACTGCATCAATTTTGAGATGGTTGTTCATCACTTTCCTCAGACCAGCCAAGAATTTGAAGAAGTATGGTTCATGGGCACTCATCACAGCGCCAACCGAAGGTATCGGGAAATCCTTTGCGTTTGAATTAGCTCGAAAGGGTCTCAACTTGATCTTAGTTGgtcgaaatataaataagctaCAAAATGTCACGAGGGCAATTCAATCCGAATATCCTAACATCCAGATCAAGATTGTCGTAGTCGACTTCTCATCGAGTGATCTTTCGGTTGGAATTCGAAAGATAGAGGAAGCCATTGCTGGTCTAGACGTAGGCGTGTTGATAAATAATGTGGGTATAACGTATCCTAGTGCTAAATTCTTCCATGCagtagatgaagaaatatggatgAATATAATAAGAGTAAACATAGAAGGTACCACCAGAGTTACAATGGCGGTTCTACCGGGTATGTTGAAAAGAAAGAAAGGTGCAATTGTCAATATTGGCTCTGGTGCTGCCATTGTTGTACCTTCACATCCTCTTTTTGCTATATATGCTGCTTCAAAAGC GTATGTGGATCAATGGTCGCGAAGCATACACGTGGAATACAAGGATCAAGGAATTGATGTCCAATGCCAG GTTCCGTTGTACGTGGCAACAAAAATGGTGTCGAAAGTTGCATCTATAGAGAAATCTTCTCTGTTTGTACCTTCACCAGATGCTTATGTTCGATCAGCAGTGCGGAGGATTGGACATGGAGAACCAAGATGCACTCCTTATTGGACCCATTCTATTCAATGGTGCTTTGCATATTACTTCATCCCAGAGTTTTTACTCGATGCCTGGCGCCTCTCTATCGGTCTTCATAGGATTTGTGCAACCGAGCGTCTTTGA
- the LOC113347750 gene encoding serine/threonine-protein kinase HT1-like has translation MEEDDSNSWIRRAKFSHTICHRIDFSSRLPNSTLPKFPSVPVKLPVDFDTGSATTLTNSTTTIHKSQVLNNPGPKILPAERICRAQSPSTNRKSGFLSVPSSPDPVTTTTRHRAMSPLPRTSLSGAFKEARTELKRFASPCLTRRESRKKGIGKFFRNDSSQNSFSSSDSYYSVIKHLSSMKSSDKLNKSQKESTWTKYFDRGVGKITAVDTADEWTVDLSKLYVGLRFASGAHSQLYHGMYNDEPVAVKIIRQPDDDENGVLAARLEKQFKREVSLLSHLHHQNVIKLTAACKKPPVFCIITEYLAGGSLRPFLHKLERKSLALEKLIAYALDIARGMEYVHSQGVIHRDLKPENILFDQDFNLKIADFGIACEEAYCDSLAEDPGTYRWMAPEMIKHKAYGRKVDVYSFGLILWEMVAGSIPYENMTPIQAAFAVVNKNLRPRIPEDCPPALGAIIQQCWAVNADTRPEFWQIVKVLEQFELSVACDGTLNLVQNSICCQDQKKGLNYWIQKFGPINTINSGSPMPNKPKFI, from the exons ATGGAGGAAGATGACTCCAACTCTTGGATTAGGAGGGCCAAATTCTCTCACACCATATGTCATAGAATTGATTTCTCTTCTAGATTACCAAATTCTACATTGCCGAAATTTCCATCTGTTCCGGTAAAACTTCCAGTTGATTTTGATACTGGATCAGCCACTACTCTTACTAATTCCACTACTACAATTCATAAATCACAAGTTCTTAATAACCCAGGTCCCAAAATTCTTCCAGCTGAGCGTATATGTAGGGCTCAATCACCTAGTACTAACCGTAAATCGGGATTTCTTAGTGTTCCTAGTTCCCCTGATCCTGTGACCACCACTACTAGGCACAGAGCTATGTCACCTCTCCCTAGAACTAGTCTTTCCGGAGCATTTAAGGAAGCTCGGACCGAACTCAAGCGTTTTGCATCTCCATGTCTAACAAGAAGAGAATCCCGAAAGAAAGGTATTGGTAAGTTTTTCAGAAATGATTCCAGCCAAAATAGCTTTTCATCGTCAGATTCTTACTATAGTGTTATCAAGCATTTATCGTCCATGAAAAGTTCTGATAAATTGAATAAGAGTCAGAAGGAATCGACATGGACAAAGTACTTCGACCGTGGTGTGGGAAAAATTACAGCTGTTGACACTGCTGATGAATGGACAGTTGATCTTTCGAAGTTATATGTTGGCCTTAGATTTGCTTCTGGGGCGCATAGCCAACTTTACCATGGTATGTATAATGATGAACCTGTTGCTGTAAAAATTATTAGACAACCTGATGATGATGAAAACGGAGTCTTGGCGGCTCGATTGGAAAAACAATTCAAGAGAGAAGTTAGTCTTCTGTCTCATCTCCACCATCAAAACGTAATCAAG TTGACAGCGGCATGTAAAAAGCCGCCAGTCTTTTGTATTATAACCGAGTATCTTGCTGGGGGTTCATTGAGGCCATTTTTACACAAGCTTGAGCGAAAATCCTTAGCTCTGGAAAAGCTAATAGCATATGCCTTGGATATTGCTCGAGGAATGGAATATGTTCACTCGCAAGGTGTAATTCACCGGGATCTAAAACCTGAGAATATCTTGTTTGATCAAGACTTCAACTTGAAAATCGCTGATTTTGGAATAGCTTGTGAGGAGGCATATTGTGATTCACTTGCTGAGGATCCAGGAACTTACCGTTGGATGGCACCAGAGATGATCAAACACAAAGCTTACGGAAGGAAGGTTGACGTTTACAGCTTTGGCCTCATCTTGTGGGAGATGGTAGCTGGAAGTATACCTTACGAGAACATGACGCCTATTCAAGCTGCTTTTGCCGTTGTGAATAAG AATTTGAGACCCCGTATTCCGGAGGATTGTCCGCCTGCATTAGGAGCTATTATTCAACAATGTTGGGCCGTGAATGCTGACACGAGACCTGAGTTTTGGCAGATAGTTAAGGTGTTAGAGCAGTTTGAATTATCGGTTGCTTGTGATGGCACATTGAACCTAGTTCAAAACTCAATTTGCTGTCAGGATCAAAAGAAAGGGCTCAATTACTGGATTCAGAAATTTGGTCCTATTAATACCATAAATAGCGGCTCTCCCATGCCTAATAAACCTAAATTTATCTGA